Proteins encoded in a region of the Mycteria americana isolate JAX WOST 10 ecotype Jacksonville Zoo and Gardens chromosome 9, USCA_MyAme_1.0, whole genome shotgun sequence genome:
- the COPS8 gene encoding COP9 signalosome complex subunit 8, which translates to MPVAVMAENSFSFKKLLEQCETQELEAPGGIATPLVYGQLLALYLLHNDMNNARYLWKRIPPAIKSANAELGAVWSVGQRIWQRDFPGIYTTISAHQWSETIQPIMEALRDATRRRAFGLVSQAYTSIVADDFAAFVGLPVEEAVKGVLEQGWQADFSTRMVMPKKPGVLEASFNRFIPSSEPAPVPPIPNEQQLARLTDYVAFLEN; encoded by the exons ATGCCCGTGGCGGTGATGGCAGAGAACTCCTTCAGCTTCAAGAAGCTCCTGGAGCAGTGCGAGACGCAGGAGCTTGAG GCCCCTGGAGGAATTGCAACACCCCTTGTTTATGGCCAACTTCTAGCTTTATACCTGTTGCATAATGACAT gaataacGCACGGTATCTTTGGAAGAGAATCCCTCCTGCTATCAAATCT GCAAATGCTGAACTTGGTGCGGTTTGGTCAGTAGGACAAAGAATCTGGCAGAGAGACTTTCCAGGAATCTATACAACAATCAGTGCGCATCAGTGGTCCGAGACTATTCAACCAATCATGGAAGCACTTAGAG ACGCAACTAGGAGACGAGCCTTTGGACTGGTTTCTCAGGCATATACCTCAATAGTTGCAGATGACTTTGCAGCCTTTGTCGGGCTTCCTGTAGAAGAAGCTGTGAAAG gTGTATTAGAACAGGGCTGGCAAGCAGACTTTTCAACTCGTATGGTAATGCCTAAAAAGCCAG GTGTGCTGGAAGCTTCCTTTAACAGATTTATTCCTTCATCAG AACCTGCTCCGGTTCCACCAATTCCAAATGAACAGCAGTTGGCCAGATTGACTGACTATGTGGCTTTCCTTGAAAATTGA